A window of the Pyrodictium abyssi genome harbors these coding sequences:
- the glnA gene encoding type I glutamate--ammonia ligase — protein sequence MQEIAKLLEKVRWVEFQFVDVAGYLRSVSVPAKEVDEKAFQQGLSLLDGSSVEGFASIHESDYRLRPDPNTFAILPWRKDTARMIADVLSVGGRFPKDPRYIADRAIEYLDSQGLVAYFGPEVEFMLVDELFLDVETPTKGLGYRVSSREYLDFEEDMGFQRIKKAYHTPTPIDKVAEIRYEIATVLEDYFGFQVEAHHHEVAALGQVEIDFRFGDLKTTADRVITLKYVARNIAAKYGLAATFMPKLVAGDNGNGMHIHVSLWDKNSNRNLFYDPNDEYAELSQTARYFIGGLIEHGRALAALVAPTVNSYKRLVPGYEAPVYMVWAKANRSAAIRIPFYEKGVEKAKRIEFRSPDPSANPYLAFAAILAAGLDGIKKKIDPGDPIDRNVYEMSEAERKRLGIKELPRSLDEALDELESDNEFLKPIFTKEIIEAYIEVKRAEAGELRQYPNPMEVYMYFNL from the coding sequence ATGCAGGAGATAGCCAAGCTTCTCGAGAAGGTTAGGTGGGTAGAGTTTCAGTTTGTTGACGTAGCTGGCTACCTACGCAGCGTATCAGTGCCCGCTAAGGAGGTTGACGAGAAGGCGTTCCAGCAGGGTCTAAGCCTACTAGATGGCAGCAGCGTTGAAGGCTTTGCCAGTATCCACGAGAGCGACTACCGTCTCCGCCCAGATCCTAACACCTTCGCTATACTCCCGTGGAGGAAGGACACAGCCCGCATGATAGCTGACGTCCTTTCCGTCGGCGGCAGGTTCCCTAAGGACCCGCGCTATATAGCTGACCGTGCAATAGAGTACCTCGACTCCCAGGGCCTTGTAGCCTACTTCGGCCCAGAAGTAGAGTTCATGCTTGTTGACGAGCTGTTCCTCGACGTGGAGACCCCCACAAAGGGCCTAGGCTATCGTGTATCCTCTCGCGAGTACCTAGACTTTGAAGAGGATATGGGCTTCCAGAGGATAAAGAAGGCTTACCACACGCCAACCCCGATAGACAAGGTAGCCGAAATACGCTACGAGATAGCCACTGTGCTTGAAGACTACTTCGGTTTCCAGGTAGAGGCTCACCACCACGAAGTAGCGGCACTCGGCCAGGTGGAGATAGACTTCAGGTTCGGCGACCTAAAGACAACAGCCGACCGTGTAATAACACTGAAGTACGTGGCACGCAACATAGCGGCAAAGTACGGGCTAGCCGCAACATTTATGCCTAAGCTTGTTGCTGGCGACAACGGCAACGGCATGCACATCCACGTGAGCCTATGGGACAAGAACAGCAACAGGAACCTCTTCTACGACCCCAACGACGAGTACGCTGAGCTAAGCCAGACAGCCAGATACTTCATAGGAGGCCTAATAGAGCACGGCAGGGCACTAGCAGCTCTCGTAGCCCCTACGGTGAACAGCTACAAGCGTCTAGTACCCGGCTACGAGGCACCAGTATACATGGTATGGGCCAAGGCTAACCGCAGCGCCGCGATACGTATACCGTTCTACGAGAAGGGCGTAGAGAAGGCGAAGCGCATAGAGTTCCGCAGCCCAGACCCGTCAGCTAACCCATACCTCGCCTTCGCCGCTATACTAGCCGCCGGCCTCGACGGCATAAAGAAGAAGATTGACCCCGGTGACCCGATAGACCGCAACGTCTACGAGATGAGCGAGGCCGAGAGGAAGCGGCTAGGCATAAAGGAGCTGCCAAGGAGCCTCGACGAGGCCCTAGACGAGCTAGAGAGCGATAACGAGTTCCTAAAGCCGATATTCACTAAGGAGATAATAGAGGCCTACATAGAGGTCAAGCGCGCCGAGGCTGGCGAGCTACGCCAGTACCCCAACCCAATGGAGGTCTACATGTACTTCAACCTCTAA
- a CDS encoding AAA family ATPase has product MIIERVELENVLSHRRTRVDFGRGIIAIVGPNGAGKTSIIDAITYAIFGSHSRGARSRKDALIRLGASIARISVEFTANGRRYRLQKVIQRNGATQAYLYQVGNGTTRLLARGVESVKAELRKILGIDPVLADLLLVTRQGEIDEILVDKERRIDVMNTILKLRAIEKAYERLASILRLLRAKKSMLEEQYRTEEARLREAEESAREYRKVVEELERLKPLLEEAEKEYVQLRDRINELRRLKQRFDFLNAKKEELERALRRLEQEYEEARREYEIALNANEELKELEKLEESLRLLEEALSLANEVSRDRQLLVSLRSRLERIEAELEALPEAEHAKEEYERLRAVVDELEHDSKRYLHVKSQLEQLEARARLLRERANNRMRNLLDKLRAAVPLDFPREPGKIIEKMESMISSLDKAIDATRVKLENIHGQVEAKRSEIRDLEEKLMKLTEAQGKCPLCGRPLSDEHRVELISRMRAQKKRLEAELKRLEAQEHMLRRELRDLESRKRLLERLARTVQGEAKSIELMLREADDAEKQKQELQQQYLELFAKYKEHEEARQRLRELEVWVNRYQRLRALADEYKSLEAEVTRLEKEVAEREKLLKDILSRAGLDLEGLEEVSKRISDYREYIASVRSEAARLPQAEAKLHKLEAEIDRVRSELESIVSELEEIGDIGSALEHAEARLVELEDRLRELRSRVARLEGMREKLETMVSKTEVLRSRVSRLREELQRYGDAIHALERIRRALGPEGIPRVLRQAVRNILEYHLRDTLMKFNIDFLDVRLEDDYSVVLVTREGEKTVSMLSGGERIALAIAYRLALARVVGERIESMIMDEPTIHLDEEKRRELVEIIKYGLEASGLLQLIVVTHDREIEDAADKVVEVVKVDGASVVNIRSPGDDVAGAGTVRELVAH; this is encoded by the coding sequence TTGATAATAGAGCGCGTAGAGCTGGAAAACGTGCTGAGCCATCGGAGAACACGGGTAGACTTTGGACGGGGCATAATAGCTATAGTTGGTCCAAACGGTGCCGGCAAGACCAGCATTATCGATGCTATAACCTACGCGATATTTGGGTCACACAGCCGTGGCGCCCGCAGCCGCAAAGACGCATTAATAAGGCTTGGAGCCTCCATAGCGCGCATTAGCGTAGAGTTCACGGCTAACGGGCGTAGGTACCGTCTGCAGAAGGTTATACAGCGCAATGGTGCTACGCAAGCATACCTTTACCAGGTAGGCAACGGCACTACCAGGCTTCTCGCACGCGGCGTTGAAAGTGTGAAAGCAGAGCTACGGAAGATACTAGGCATAGACCCGGTTCTAGCCGATTTACTGCTCGTGACTAGGCAGGGGGAGATAGACGAGATACTAGTGGACAAGGAGAGACGCATCGATGTAATGAATACTATTCTGAAGCTAAGGGCGATAGAGAAGGCTTACGAGCGCTTAGCATCGATACTCCGTCTGCTACGCGCAAAGAAGAGTATGCTTGAGGAACAGTATCGTACAGAGGAAGCACGTCTACGTGAAGCCGAGGAGAGCGCTCGGGAGTACCGTAAGGTTGTTGAGGAGCTTGAAAGGCTGAAGCCTCTACTAGAGGAAGCTGAGAAGGAGTATGTCCAGCTAAGGGATCGTATCAACGAGCTGCGGAGGCTTAAGCAGCGCTTCGACTTCCTAAACGCTAAGAAGGAGGAGCTCGAACGGGCACTAAGGAGGCTTGAGCAGGAGTACGAAGAGGCTAGGAGAGAGTATGAGATAGCGCTAAACGCCAATGAAGAGCTGAAGGAGCTTGAAAAGCTTGAAGAGAGTCTACGGCTACTAGAGGAGGCATTAAGCCTCGCAAACGAGGTTAGCCGCGATAGACAACTCTTGGTCTCGCTCCGGTCCAGACTAGAGAGAATCGAAGCAGAACTAGAAGCTCTTCCGGAAGCCGAGCACGCAAAGGAGGAGTATGAACGACTCCGAGCCGTGGTGGACGAGCTTGAACACGATAGTAAGCGCTACCTTCATGTAAAGTCTCAACTAGAGCAGTTAGAAGCCAGAGCTAGGCTTCTCCGCGAAAGAGCAAACAATAGGATGAGGAACCTTCTAGATAAGTTGAGGGCCGCAGTGCCTCTAGATTTTCCCCGGGAACCCGGCAAGATCATAGAGAAGATGGAGTCTATGATTTCAAGTCTGGATAAGGCTATAGATGCTACAAGGGTGAAGCTTGAGAACATTCATGGACAAGTTGAGGCTAAGCGCTCGGAGATACGTGACCTGGAAGAGAAGCTTATGAAGCTCACAGAAGCCCAGGGTAAGTGCCCTCTGTGTGGTAGGCCTCTAAGCGACGAGCACCGTGTAGAACTCATATCCAGGATGAGGGCGCAGAAGAAGCGCCTCGAGGCCGAGCTGAAGAGGCTAGAAGCCCAGGAGCACATGCTCCGCAGAGAACTGCGGGACTTAGAGTCGCGGAAGAGGCTGCTAGAGAGGCTTGCAAGGACCGTCCAGGGAGAGGCTAAGAGCATCGAGCTCATGCTTAGAGAGGCCGATGACGCCGAAAAGCAGAAGCAGGAGCTCCAGCAGCAGTACCTTGAGCTTTTCGCTAAGTACAAGGAGCATGAAGAGGCTAGGCAGAGGCTCCGTGAGCTTGAGGTATGGGTGAACAGGTACCAGAGGCTTCGTGCGCTAGCTGACGAGTATAAGTCTCTTGAGGCCGAGGTAACCAGGCTTGAGAAGGAGGTAGCTGAGCGCGAGAAGCTGCTTAAGGATATACTCAGTAGGGCTGGTCTAGACCTTGAAGGACTCGAGGAGGTCTCCAAAAGGATAAGCGACTACCGTGAGTATATTGCTAGCGTTCGTAGCGAGGCTGCCAGGCTTCCTCAGGCTGAAGCTAAGCTACATAAACTAGAGGCTGAGATAGACAGGGTGCGGAGTGAGCTGGAGAGCATAGTGAGCGAGCTTGAGGAGATCGGCGACATTGGCTCTGCACTAGAGCATGCCGAGGCAAGGCTAGTAGAGCTTGAGGACAGGCTCAGGGAGCTTAGAAGCCGGGTGGCCAGGCTCGAGGGTATGCGGGAGAAGCTCGAGACAATGGTGTCGAAGACCGAGGTTCTCCGTAGCCGGGTATCCAGGCTAAGAGAGGAGCTTCAGCGCTATGGGGATGCGATACACGCCCTGGAGAGGATACGCCGCGCATTGGGCCCCGAAGGTATCCCGAGGGTCCTCCGGCAAGCTGTGAGGAATATCCTCGAGTACCATCTAAGGGATACGCTGATGAAGTTTAATATAGACTTTCTCGATGTTAGGCTTGAGGACGACTATAGCGTCGTCCTGGTGACGCGTGAAGGCGAAAAGACTGTATCTATGCTCAGTGGTGGTGAGCGTATAGCACTTGCAATAGCATACAGGCTTGCCTTGGCCCGTGTGGTGGGGGAGCGCATAGAGTCTATGATAATGGATGAGCCGACTATACATCTTGACGAGGAGAAGAGGCGTGAACTGGTAGAGATTATCAAGTATGGTCTTGAAGCTAGTGGGCTACTACAGCTAATAGTGGTAACGCATGACAGGGAGATAGAGGACGCCGCGGACAAGGTTGTAGAGGTGGTCAAAGTCGATGGAGCAAGCGTCGTGAATATACGCTCCCCTGGGGATGATGTGGCTGGTGCAGGGACGGTGCGTGAGCTAGTTGCCCACTAG
- a CDS encoding DNA repair exonuclease: MTAESVQILHVSDTHLGYRQYGLIDREMDVYRVFDEVVEIALRERVDAVVHSGDFFDSTRPPPQAIHYAIRSLRRLSQAGIPFIVVPGDHDLPRRRMLPPLLIIEDVVDTVAVIGLRGPEHRLVRTRSGAELLVAGVRNEKGLGARQRLLDHLARIPSSSGKPSVLILHQTLHEIAPDYELELGDLPKGYSYYALGHIHLYRRFVIGDSVAVYPGSTEALRVDEALAQPQRYVAMAEVGKSRTISADRIALETVRPQIVEEIEFSSMESLRSVLVKLRDRLARYPDDRKPLLHLTVSNVPRSAKTSVYKMVESIVSRHVLSYRLRIDTVEAKLPPSIQKASSTIRLEELLKDVLRDEKLAHLAMKLVDVLGSDPQSHAEAEAIRLIEEVFGLKGRR; encoded by the coding sequence ATGACTGCAGAATCTGTCCAGATACTTCACGTGTCGGATACTCATCTTGGCTATAGGCAGTATGGGCTGATAGATAGGGAGATGGACGTATACCGGGTCTTCGATGAGGTAGTCGAGATAGCACTTAGGGAAAGGGTTGATGCCGTAGTACACTCTGGTGACTTCTTCGACTCTACACGTCCACCGCCCCAGGCAATACACTATGCCATAAGGTCTCTACGCAGACTAAGCCAAGCTGGTATACCTTTTATAGTAGTCCCTGGAGACCATGATCTGCCGCGTAGACGTATGCTCCCACCACTTCTCATAATAGAGGACGTTGTAGACACTGTAGCCGTGATAGGCCTACGCGGCCCGGAGCATAGGCTGGTGCGTACACGCAGCGGGGCGGAGCTTCTCGTAGCCGGGGTTCGCAACGAAAAGGGCCTAGGTGCGCGCCAGCGTTTGCTGGACCATCTTGCCAGGATCCCTTCTAGCTCCGGGAAGCCTTCGGTGTTGATCCTCCACCAGACTCTTCACGAGATCGCTCCAGACTACGAGCTTGAGCTGGGTGATCTTCCTAAGGGCTATTCCTACTATGCGTTAGGCCATATACATCTCTATCGCCGCTTTGTTATAGGTGACTCTGTAGCCGTCTATCCCGGCTCTACTGAGGCTCTACGCGTGGACGAGGCATTGGCACAGCCGCAGAGATACGTAGCTATGGCAGAGGTGGGGAAAAGCCGGACTATCTCTGCCGACCGTATAGCCCTGGAGACGGTCAGGCCGCAGATAGTGGAGGAGATAGAGTTCAGTAGTATGGAGTCGCTGCGTTCGGTTCTAGTTAAGCTTCGTGACCGGCTAGCTCGCTACCCCGATGACCGGAAGCCTCTACTTCATCTAACTGTGTCGAACGTGCCCCGTAGTGCCAAGACATCTGTCTACAAGATGGTTGAGAGCATAGTTTCGCGTCACGTGCTTTCATACCGTCTACGCATAGACACTGTTGAGGCCAAACTGCCCCCTTCGATACAGAAGGCGTCGTCGACCATACGGCTCGAAGAACTGCTGAAGGACGTACTGAGGGATGAAAAGCTGGCACACCTAGCAATGAAGCTAGTCGACGTCCTAGGTTCTGATCCGCAGAGCCACGCCGAGGCCGAGGCAATACGTCTTATCGAAGAAGTATTTGGTCTAAAGGGGAGGCGGTAA
- a CDS encoding ATP-binding protein codes for MHRAGTARHDNSESSPSTHEGPLGFVVDNSTPVIARFVSSNPPPVGDYVMIEHPGGAILGMVEQVGTRSITLNALPGVYDPTIVEKLSAEMGDEDVFFECTARLLGTVDSLRMPRLPPLPGARVYRAPSEMLKRVFGGEEPYWVRLGVLASRPDIPVYVNVNRLVTRHTAILAVTGAGKSNTVAIIVDRLVRHGGTVLIFDFHGEYVGSNLGGHVNVIDPVLNPRLLSISELMVLLGIEQRYYNQERVLRKALSQLRESGSEERGGFLETLASIVERMAHRRREESTAATAVVNKIESLQERYGDIIRDDAADPVSRIRPGYANVVDLSRVDRDAADAVVSHVLRIVLAERKRHKLTGSSQIPFPILIVVEEAHILAPRDEDTLSKYWLARIAREGRKFGVGLMLVSQRPKGLDPEILSQANNLIVLRIVEPSDQRYIQAASESLSDDLVAHLPSLNTGEAVVIGPFIRIPALVRIDRYEGRLGGADIDVVAEWVSLRRTMDEATSVDDFVSEFM; via the coding sequence ATGCACAGAGCAGGAACCGCTAGGCATGACAACTCCGAGAGCAGCCCATCTACTCATGAGGGGCCTCTAGGCTTCGTCGTAGACAACTCTACACCGGTAATAGCTAGGTTTGTCTCGTCAAATCCGCCACCCGTCGGCGACTACGTTATGATAGAACACCCTGGCGGCGCTATCTTAGGGATGGTCGAGCAGGTCGGCACTAGGAGCATAACGTTGAACGCTCTGCCAGGAGTATATGATCCGACTATAGTCGAGAAGCTCAGCGCGGAAATGGGCGACGAGGACGTATTCTTCGAGTGTACTGCAAGGCTTCTGGGTACTGTTGACTCGCTTCGTATGCCTCGTCTACCTCCTCTGCCAGGCGCCAGGGTGTATCGTGCTCCTAGCGAGATGCTCAAGCGTGTGTTCGGAGGCGAGGAGCCCTACTGGGTTCGTCTGGGCGTGCTCGCCTCGCGCCCGGATATACCGGTCTACGTTAATGTCAATAGGTTGGTTACGAGGCATACCGCAATTCTCGCTGTTACTGGTGCCGGCAAGAGCAACACAGTGGCCATAATAGTTGATAGGCTTGTTAGGCATGGGGGCACTGTGCTCATATTCGATTTCCACGGCGAGTATGTTGGCTCGAACCTCGGCGGCCATGTCAACGTAATTGACCCGGTCCTAAACCCACGGCTGCTAAGCATATCGGAGCTGATGGTTCTGCTGGGCATAGAGCAGCGCTACTATAACCAGGAGCGCGTCCTACGCAAGGCCTTATCACAGCTGAGAGAGTCCGGCTCCGAGGAGCGAGGCGGGTTCCTGGAGACATTGGCTAGTATAGTGGAGCGTATGGCGCACCGGAGGAGGGAGGAGTCTACTGCAGCAACAGCCGTGGTTAACAAGATTGAGTCGCTCCAGGAGCGCTATGGTGACATAATACGTGACGACGCGGCTGACCCGGTGTCGAGGATCCGTCCTGGCTACGCTAACGTTGTTGACTTGAGCCGCGTAGACCGTGACGCTGCCGACGCTGTGGTAAGCCATGTACTGCGGATAGTTCTAGCTGAAAGGAAGCGCCACAAGCTCACCGGCTCGAGCCAGATACCGTTCCCTATACTCATAGTCGTGGAGGAGGCGCACATACTGGCCCCTAGGGATGAGGATACCTTGTCCAAGTACTGGCTCGCCAGAATAGCCCGCGAGGGGCGTAAGTTCGGCGTAGGCCTGATGCTGGTTAGCCAGAGGCCTAAGGGGCTAGACCCGGAGATACTTAGCCAGGCTAACAACCTCATAGTGCTACGGATAGTGGAGCCGAGTGACCAGCGCTACATCCAGGCAGCGAGTGAGAGCCTGAGCGACGACCTAGTAGCCCACCTACCGTCTCTCAACACGGGGGAGGCCGTGGTTATAGGCCCCTTTATACGCATACCAGCCCTGGTGCGGATAGACCGCTATGAGGGGCGTCTCGGAGGAGCCGATATAGACGTGGTCGCTGAGTGGGTGTCGCTTCGCAGGACGATGGACGAGGCTACAAGTGTGGATGACTTTGTCTCAGAGTTCATGTAG
- a CDS encoding THUMP domain-containing protein codes for MTTEDVPRYRLFNLIVAHEPGYHSMRKALREIESIIGRARLFDAPRSLLLLKVEDPYDAVRRIARGVPDDSVILRAVPIDLEVSPYVDYVAAVVKDLLMSKADEGASFAIRLEGRLYDRETGKLLHKREAIEAIAENIDLPVDLDNPDILVLVKVVRVHRSLGYAAVMVAPPCAIYSRAHHRRGVCI; via the coding sequence ATGACGACCGAGGATGTACCCCGCTATAGACTCTTTAACCTCATAGTAGCCCACGAGCCAGGATACCACTCCATGAGAAAGGCTCTACGCGAGATAGAGAGCATCATTGGACGGGCCAGGCTGTTTGACGCACCCCGCTCGCTACTACTGCTAAAGGTCGAGGATCCATACGATGCCGTGAGACGCATAGCAAGAGGAGTTCCCGATGACAGCGTAATACTGCGGGCTGTGCCTATAGACCTAGAGGTTTCCCCGTATGTCGATTACGTAGCCGCTGTCGTGAAGGACCTGCTCATGTCTAAGGCCGATGAGGGCGCTAGCTTCGCGATAAGGCTCGAGGGCAGGCTCTACGATAGAGAGACGGGTAAACTGCTGCACAAGAGGGAGGCTATAGAGGCTATAGCTGAGAACATAGATCTACCAGTGGACCTGGACAACCCCGATATACTAGTGCTCGTCAAAGTAGTACGTGTACATCGCTCGCTAGGCTATGCCGCTGTAATGGTAGCACCTCCATGTGCTATCTACTCTCGTGCACACCACCGGCGCGGCGTCTGCATATAG
- a CDS encoding radical SAM protein, with protein sequence MKKLARLVEILLAEKQRLAASIESKLDEEELREARRDHHTRRRPIPCGMTIHTGIGCNFGCLYCYVPEMGFPLKPAPYPLSGLQLVYALLTNPYFVPGSSGTLLAFGSVTEPFMEATVEKALEYLEATWRYLGNPQQISTKSILSGEYLEDFTKKADPRISVLLSMTTIRYASVLEPGAPSPEERFQFASELARRGVSVTLFLRPILPGVTDRELDDIMRRARDAGIRTMVPGSLRVTHGILRRLRASRIVDTTLIERRLPRPPRGGRDQVTIRETDLKELAARVARRYGLAVLPSSCSANIVAHRLACWACKWGPCGSTLEPPEDNEVAEAAEVLGCRRARARVKRNMVYVECVGDKRLADVASVWIETVTKMRTVVRPLRR encoded by the coding sequence TTGAAGAAACTTGCGAGACTCGTGGAGATACTCCTAGCCGAAAAACAGAGGCTGGCAGCCAGCATAGAGTCTAAGCTCGACGAGGAAGAGCTCCGAGAGGCGCGTAGAGACCATCATACCCGCCGCCGGCCCATCCCATGCGGCATGACTATCCATACTGGCATCGGCTGCAACTTTGGCTGCCTCTACTGCTATGTGCCGGAGATGGGGTTCCCACTGAAGCCAGCCCCTTATCCGCTCTCTGGCCTACAGCTAGTATACGCGCTGCTCACAAACCCCTACTTCGTGCCAGGTAGCTCTGGGACACTACTAGCCTTTGGCTCTGTCACAGAGCCCTTCATGGAGGCTACCGTAGAGAAGGCGCTAGAGTACTTGGAGGCTACATGGCGCTATCTCGGCAATCCGCAGCAGATATCTACAAAGTCGATTCTGAGCGGCGAGTACCTGGAGGATTTCACAAAGAAGGCCGACCCCAGGATAAGCGTACTATTATCGATGACTACTATACGCTATGCCTCAGTGCTTGAGCCGGGAGCTCCTAGTCCCGAGGAGAGATTCCAATTCGCTAGCGAGCTAGCACGTAGAGGGGTCAGCGTCACGCTGTTCCTACGCCCCATATTACCCGGCGTTACCGACAGAGAGCTGGACGACATAATGCGGAGAGCTAGGGACGCTGGTATACGCACAATGGTTCCTGGCAGCCTGAGGGTCACACACGGTATCCTACGCAGGCTACGTGCCTCTAGAATCGTGGACACTACGCTCATAGAGAGGCGTCTACCAAGACCTCCCCGAGGTGGCCGCGACCAGGTCACTATACGCGAGACCGACTTGAAGGAGCTGGCCGCTAGAGTGGCCAGACGCTACGGCCTGGCAGTGCTGCCGAGTAGCTGCTCCGCCAACATAGTCGCTCACAGACTAGCGTGCTGGGCGTGCAAATGGGGGCCATGTGGCTCGACTCTAGAGCCTCCCGAGGACAACGAGGTAGCAGAGGCTGCTGAGGTTCTCGGCTGTAGAAGGGCTCGGGCAAGGGTGAAGCGAAACATGGTGTACGTTGAGTGTGTGGGTGACAAGCGTCTCGCGGACGTGGCTTCAGTGTGGATAGAGACCGTCACAAAGATGCGGACAGTCGTTAGGCCTCTAAGGAGGTGA
- the cysS gene encoding cysteine--tRNA ligase: MSQSFSVIEWRGKPAIRVRNTLGQRLEEFKPLEPGIVRMYVCGPTVYDYTHIGHARTYVAFDAIKRYLMLRGYHVIHVQNITDIDDKIINRAQREGRDWREIVDEYSRDYFDMLKKLNIKVHIHPRVTDHIKEIIDFIQGLIDKGYAYVAPSGSVYFDVDAFPDYGKLSGRFHPEDWRQEEDVLREKKNPYDFALWKAWKPGEPYWEAPWGRGRPGWHIECSVMSSRYLGGQFDIHGGGQDLVFPHHENERAQSEAYFGKRPWVKYWLHTGYLTIHGEKMSKSLGNIIPFREAAKKWNPRVLRMWLLSAHYRTQLDFSEEALAQAEANLRRIRGAVSELARVIDEASPRGRLDDDEVKTVEEVAKAYLEFHEAMSNDFNTAKALASVLRLTRIVNSAIIPGEYYTAGILALRLYEEFNTVFSVIDDILYGTAAPGGEIAEKLIELIVSVRQELRKRRIYDVADSIRSELSQLGIRLYDHPGGKTTWRIE; encoded by the coding sequence GTGTCCCAGAGCTTCAGCGTGATAGAATGGCGGGGTAAACCAGCGATACGTGTGCGGAATACGCTAGGCCAGCGACTGGAGGAGTTCAAGCCGCTAGAACCCGGGATAGTGCGCATGTATGTGTGCGGCCCGACGGTCTACGACTACACGCACATAGGTCACGCAAGGACATACGTGGCGTTCGACGCTATAAAGCGGTACCTTATGCTACGCGGCTACCACGTTATACATGTACAGAACATAACAGACATCGACGACAAGATAATCAATAGGGCTCAGCGCGAGGGTAGAGACTGGCGCGAGATAGTAGACGAGTATAGCCGCGACTACTTCGACATGCTGAAGAAGCTCAACATAAAGGTCCACATCCATCCACGCGTAACAGACCACATAAAGGAGATAATAGACTTCATACAAGGCCTCATAGACAAGGGCTATGCCTACGTAGCCCCGAGCGGCAGCGTATACTTCGACGTAGACGCCTTCCCCGACTACGGCAAGCTTAGTGGCCGATTCCACCCAGAAGACTGGCGGCAAGAAGAAGACGTACTACGCGAGAAGAAGAACCCCTACGACTTCGCCCTATGGAAGGCCTGGAAACCAGGCGAACCATACTGGGAGGCACCTTGGGGCCGCGGGAGACCCGGCTGGCACATAGAGTGTAGCGTAATGTCCTCGAGATACCTTGGAGGCCAGTTCGACATACACGGCGGCGGCCAGGACCTAGTATTCCCCCACCACGAGAACGAGAGAGCACAGAGCGAGGCATACTTCGGCAAAAGGCCCTGGGTCAAGTACTGGCTCCATACCGGGTATCTCACGATACACGGCGAGAAGATGAGTAAAAGCCTGGGCAACATAATACCGTTCCGCGAGGCAGCGAAGAAGTGGAACCCCCGCGTGCTGCGCATGTGGCTCCTAAGCGCGCATTATCGCACACAGCTAGACTTTAGCGAAGAAGCGCTAGCACAGGCAGAGGCGAATCTGCGCAGAATACGTGGAGCTGTATCAGAGCTGGCCCGTGTAATAGACGAGGCATCGCCTAGAGGCAGGCTAGACGACGACGAGGTAAAGACTGTGGAAGAAGTAGCAAAAGCCTACCTAGAGTTCCACGAGGCCATGAGCAACGACTTCAACACGGCGAAGGCACTCGCATCAGTATTAAGGCTCACTAGGATAGTGAACAGCGCTATAATACCGGGCGAGTACTACACAGCAGGCATCCTCGCGCTACGACTCTACGAGGAGTTCAACACGGTATTCAGCGTCATAGACGACATACTCTATGGTACAGCTGCACCTGGAGGCGAGATAGCAGAGAAGCTAATAGAACTGATAGTATCGGTACGCCAGGAGCTAAGAAAGCGAAGAATATACGACGTAGCCGACAGTATACGCTCGGAACTCTCACAGCTAGGCATACGGCTCTACGACCATCCAGGCGGAAAGACAACTTGGCGCATAGAGTAG
- a CDS encoding class I SAM-dependent methyltransferase, translating into MPWVPTRDEVIRSLVSILRPKRGDIIYDIGCGDGRVAVALAEAFPHIRVRCVELRSDLAERARQVVRERGLADRVEVIEADFFKIPLGDADIVYMYLLTSVNQKLRPKLESELKPGAIVVSLDFPVPGWNPITTYELQRSWQRTFYIYVRGISDQSLEPLDRGKLLHQALERIRKSGTRDVAQDYNTPDSR; encoded by the coding sequence GTGCCGTGGGTTCCAACGCGAGACGAGGTGATAAGGAGCCTAGTTTCTATACTGAGGCCCAAGAGGGGCGACATAATCTACGATATAGGCTGTGGCGATGGCCGTGTAGCAGTAGCCCTGGCAGAGGCATTCCCCCACATACGTGTAAGATGCGTTGAGCTGAGAAGTGACCTTGCTGAGAGGGCTCGGCAAGTTGTCAGGGAGCGCGGCCTCGCTGACCGTGTAGAGGTTATAGAGGCGGATTTCTTCAAGATACCGCTTGGAGACGCTGACATAGTGTACATGTATCTGCTTACTAGTGTTAACCAGAAGCTCCGTCCAAAGCTAGAATCTGAACTGAAACCCGGCGCCATAGTCGTGTCGCTCGATTTCCCGGTTCCAGGATGGAATCCCATTACCACGTACGAGCTGCAGCGTTCATGGCAGAGGACCTTCTATATCTATGTAAGGGGCATTTCTGATCAAAGCCTAGAGCCTCTTGACAGGGGTAAGCTTCTCCACCAGGCCCTTGAAAGGATAAGAAAGAGCGGTACCCGCGACGTTGCTCAGGATTACAACACGCCCGACTCACGCTAG